The Meiothermus sp. CFH 77666 genome has a segment encoding these proteins:
- a CDS encoding pyridoxal-phosphate dependent enzyme: protein MSHRLQLEHILEASRIVDPAFLHSPQFESEPLGERLGCELRVKVETLNPIRSFKGRGADYFVQKALKRGQARPMVCASAGNFGQAMAYACRKHGLPLVVYASVNANPLKVARMRALGAEVRLFGEDFDAAKLEAKRYADEAGAWMVEDGKEPEISEGAGSIAVELLTYPKPLEAVVVPLGNGALLGGVARWIKAQDKGVQIIAAVAKGAPAMEQSWRSGSRVVHERIQTIADGIGVRVPIPEALEDLQGLVDEMLLVEDAAMLEAMQLAHRHLGLVLEPSGAAGLAAIHQYPAFFAHKRVATILCGGNLTEEQMNAWL from the coding sequence ATGTCCCACCGACTGCAACTCGAGCACATCCTGGAGGCCAGCCGCATTGTTGATCCGGCCTTTCTGCACTCACCGCAGTTTGAAAGTGAGCCCTTAGGTGAGCGGCTAGGCTGCGAGCTACGGGTCAAGGTCGAGACCCTGAACCCCATCCGCAGCTTCAAGGGGCGCGGGGCCGACTACTTTGTGCAAAAAGCCCTCAAGCGGGGCCAGGCGCGCCCGATGGTCTGCGCCAGCGCGGGCAACTTTGGGCAGGCCATGGCCTACGCCTGCCGCAAGCACGGGCTGCCCCTGGTGGTTTATGCCTCGGTCAACGCCAACCCGCTCAAGGTTGCGCGGATGCGGGCACTGGGGGCGGAGGTGCGGCTCTTCGGAGAGGACTTCGATGCGGCGAAGCTCGAAGCCAAAAGGTACGCCGACGAAGCGGGCGCCTGGATGGTGGAGGATGGCAAAGAACCCGAAATTTCCGAGGGTGCAGGCTCCATTGCGGTAGAACTGCTGACCTACCCCAAGCCCCTGGAGGCAGTGGTGGTTCCGCTGGGCAACGGGGCCTTGCTGGGGGGTGTGGCCCGCTGGATCAAGGCCCAGGATAAAGGCGTTCAAATCATCGCTGCGGTGGCCAAAGGCGCCCCCGCTATGGAGCAGTCCTGGCGTTCGGGTTCCAGGGTGGTGCACGAGCGCATCCAGACCATTGCCGATGGCATCGGGGTGCGCGTTCCCATCCCCGAAGCGTTAGAGGACTTGCAGGGCCTGGTGGACGAGATGCTCTTGGTGGAGGATGCGGCCATGCTCGAGGCCATGCAACTGGCCCATCGGCACCTGGGGCTGGTTCTGGAGCCCTCCGGGGCTGCGGGGCTGGCGGCCATCCACCAGTACCCAGCCTTTTTCGCCCATAAACGGGTGGCCACGATACTCTGTGGCGGCAACCTGACCGAGGAGCAGATGAACGCATGGCTATGA
- a CDS encoding N-6 DNA methylase, with amino-acid sequence MKLALLPDNPRGEAAKAMGAYYTDAAVALFLVRWALRAPHETAADPAFGGGVFLAAASEHLQRLGGHPGQQIYGVEIDPAVRRRTAAVLEAHFSIPAQHLFCADFFELKPPDLRVDCMLGNPPFIRYQRFSGTAREKALRRAAEQGVELSKLAGSWAAFVVHAAAFLKPGGRLGMVVPAELGHAAYARPVLEYLAEFFKQVSLITFREKLFPHLSQDVLLLLAEGWQERAESVDHVALLDLQSAADLETLQLPYASKAALEVFSLISGRERLPLYWIPPAARELYRGLRDAPQTFRLGQLADVGIGYVTGNNDFFHLSPAQAEQWNIPQAFLKPAVRRGGALRGLRFTKADWSRAVQIGEAGFLLHIPPEAELPPGVRLYLQQGQINRVHQAYKCRVRQPWYSVPHVHRPDAFLTYMSGHTPHLVANEAGAVAPNSLHILRLKATAPLSAKALAALWQTSLTRLSVELEGHAMGGGMLKLEPGEAARAVLASPTDISGLEALADELDSLLKKGRAEQAQALADQVILLEGLGLTQQEVTSLSGASQYLRLRRQRKLAGL; translated from the coding sequence ATGAAGCTGGCCCTGCTCCCGGACAACCCCCGCGGGGAAGCCGCCAAGGCTATGGGCGCTTACTACACCGATGCCGCCGTGGCGCTGTTTCTGGTGCGCTGGGCTCTGCGCGCACCGCACGAAACCGCTGCCGACCCGGCCTTTGGCGGTGGGGTGTTTCTGGCCGCCGCCAGCGAGCACCTGCAACGTCTGGGCGGCCATCCAGGGCAACAGATTTATGGGGTGGAAATAGACCCGGCGGTGCGCCGGCGCACGGCAGCCGTCCTGGAAGCTCATTTTTCCATCCCGGCACAACACCTTTTCTGCGCGGACTTTTTCGAGCTGAAGCCGCCAGACTTGAGGGTTGATTGCATGCTCGGTAATCCCCCCTTCATCCGCTACCAGCGCTTTAGCGGCACCGCGCGCGAGAAGGCCCTCCGGCGGGCCGCCGAGCAGGGGGTAGAGCTCAGCAAGCTGGCCGGTTCGTGGGCCGCCTTTGTGGTGCATGCAGCGGCCTTTCTCAAGCCCGGCGGACGGCTCGGCATGGTCGTTCCAGCCGAGCTGGGCCATGCCGCTTACGCCCGGCCCGTACTGGAATATCTGGCCGAGTTTTTCAAGCAGGTCTCGCTCATTACCTTCCGCGAAAAACTTTTTCCCCACTTGAGCCAGGATGTGCTGCTGCTGCTGGCCGAGGGTTGGCAAGAACGGGCTGAGTCTGTCGATCATGTTGCCTTACTTGACCTGCAAAGCGCTGCCGATCTGGAAACGCTCCAACTGCCTTACGCAAGCAAGGCAGCGCTCGAGGTCTTTTCCCTCATCTCCGGACGCGAGCGGCTGCCCCTGTACTGGATTCCCCCCGCAGCCCGCGAACTCTACCGGGGCCTGCGCGACGCTCCCCAGACCTTCCGCCTGGGCCAGCTCGCCGACGTAGGCATTGGCTACGTGACCGGCAACAACGACTTCTTTCACCTGAGCCCGGCACAGGCGGAGCAGTGGAATATCCCTCAAGCGTTCCTCAAGCCCGCAGTGCGGCGCGGAGGTGCCTTGAGGGGTTTGCGTTTTACCAAGGCCGACTGGAGCAGGGCGGTACAAATAGGCGAAGCGGGGTTTTTGCTGCATATCCCACCCGAGGCTGAGCTACCCCCAGGGGTGCGACTTTATCTCCAACAAGGCCAGATAAACCGCGTTCACCAAGCGTACAAATGCCGGGTGCGCCAGCCCTGGTACAGCGTGCCCCACGTCCACCGGCCCGATGCCTTCCTCACCTACATGAGCGGCCACACGCCGCACCTGGTGGCCAACGAGGCTGGCGCCGTGGCCCCCAACAGCCTGCACATTTTGAGGCTCAAGGCGACCGCTCCACTGAGCGCCAAAGCCCTGGCGGCCTTGTGGCAGACCTCGCTCACGCGCCTGAGTGTGGAGCTCGAGGGCCACGCCATGGGCGGGGGGATGCTCAAACTGGAGCCGGGGGAGGCCGCGCGGGCGGTGCTGGCAAGTCCAACCGATATCTCAGGGCTCGAGGCTTTGGCCGACGAGCTGGACAGCCTTCTGAAAAAAGGCCGAGCCGAACAGGCCCAGGCGCTGGCCGACCAGGTGATCTTGCTCGAGGGCCTGGGGCTGACCCAACAGGAAGTGACCTCCCTGTCAGGGGCCAGCCAGTACCTGCGGCTGCGCCGCCAGCGCAAACTAGCGGGTCTCTAG
- a CDS encoding prolyl oligopeptidase family serine peptidase, whose protein sequence is MRKIFTALLMLILSGVMAQGATMKRPDAPPLALRGSWVVGVKTLQLTDARRQNRAITAEVWYPTSGTQQSLVYESVIGQTRVRIAGQANRDAAPANGRFPLIVASHGQPGTRFQFAYLNEHLASRGFVVAALEHPGSTYQTLTQQNYLTSIVDRPLDILFAIGEVAKQMPSADASRVGLLGYSYGGYSVINAAGAGLDGNALSEYCRSNNEGPCFALPFFAQLEAQRGLNMVKPDPRIKAVFAMAPYGQPWIGARSLASFKLPLFVAVGEADDVATYRRDGLEYFRQAGSADKYLLTLAAAQHNPFVECPPEVRSREEDYWRCWEPVWDQERSHDLARHFASAFFLCYLQNNREAGAFLSPGLPGFKPRTTVGVKLETR, encoded by the coding sequence ATGCGAAAAATCTTTACAGCCCTGCTGATGCTGATCTTGAGCGGGGTCATGGCCCAAGGAGCAACGATGAAACGTCCGGACGCCCCTCCTCTGGCACTGCGGGGCAGTTGGGTGGTGGGGGTCAAGACCCTGCAGTTGACCGATGCCAGGCGCCAGAACCGAGCCATCACGGCCGAGGTCTGGTATCCCACCAGCGGAACCCAGCAGAGCCTCGTGTACGAAAGCGTGATAGGGCAGACCAGGGTTCGGATTGCTGGACAGGCGAACCGGGATGCTGCGCCTGCGAACGGCCGGTTTCCCCTGATTGTGGCCTCGCATGGACAGCCCGGCACCCGTTTTCAGTTTGCCTACCTGAACGAACACCTGGCCAGCCGGGGCTTCGTGGTGGCGGCCCTCGAGCACCCCGGCTCGACCTACCAGACCCTTACCCAGCAGAACTACCTCACCAGCATTGTGGACAGGCCGCTGGATATTCTGTTTGCCATTGGCGAGGTGGCCAAGCAGATGCCCAGCGCAGATGCCAGCAGGGTGGGCTTGCTGGGTTACAGCTATGGGGGATACTCGGTGATTAATGCGGCGGGCGCGGGCCTCGATGGAAACGCCTTGAGCGAATACTGCCGCAGCAACAACGAGGGGCCCTGTTTTGCCCTGCCTTTTTTTGCCCAACTGGAGGCCCAACGTGGCTTGAATATGGTCAAGCCCGACCCGCGCATCAAGGCGGTTTTTGCCATGGCTCCCTACGGCCAGCCCTGGATTGGGGCCCGCTCGCTGGCGAGCTTCAAGCTGCCCCTGTTTGTAGCGGTGGGCGAGGCCGACGACGTGGCCACCTACCGGCGCGACGGTCTGGAATACTTCCGCCAGGCAGGCTCGGCGGACAAGTACCTGCTGACCCTGGCGGCGGCCCAGCACAACCCCTTTGTGGAGTGCCCCCCCGAGGTGCGCAGCAGGGAAGAGGACTACTGGCGTTGCTGGGAGCCGGTGTGGGATCAGGAGCGCTCCCACGACCTGGCCCGGCATTTTGCCAGCGCGTTTTTCCTGTGCTACCTGCAGAATAACCGCGAGGCAGGCGCTTTTTTGAGCCCTGGCCTGCCCGGTTTCAAGCCGCGCACCACCGTGGGCGTGAAGCTAGAGACCCGCTAG
- the pyk gene encoding pyruvate kinase, translated as MGLPKRTKIVATLGPASRSPEMIRALIEAGVDVFRLNFSHGMPDDHRQSVQMIREASSALGRTVAILQDLQGPKIRCGRFREGAVELQAGQKFIITAEPVEGDETRVSTTYRGLPNDVEPGQVLLLDDGNIRLRVDEVRLNDIHTTVLIGGRLSNNKGINIPGADLSIPALTDKDIDDITLGAELDVDWVAISFVRSRDDLLLARHYLSRHNSRARLMAKIEKPSAVARFDEILEEADGIMVARGDLGVEMPLEEVPAVQKRIILKAVQAGKAVITATQMLESMIKNPSPTRAEASDVANAIFDGTDAIMLSAETAAGQYPVEAVSFMSRVAKTIEATQEYKDRLNALRPPANRTVQDAIARAVDDVVESTGAKAVVVFTATGGAARRVARTRPPVPILALTPNPHVRNQLALVSDVLPLLAPDPKDTDDMVEIAVAKAKETGLAEVGEYVVIAAGVPFGVRGTTNMIRVERVS; from the coding sequence ATGGGACTTCCAAAACGAACCAAAATCGTCGCCACCCTGGGGCCCGCCTCACGCAGCCCCGAGATGATCCGGGCCCTGATCGAGGCCGGGGTGGATGTCTTCCGCCTCAACTTCTCCCACGGGATGCCCGATGACCACCGGCAGTCGGTGCAGATGATCCGCGAGGCCTCGAGCGCCCTGGGTCGTACGGTGGCCATCCTGCAAGACCTGCAGGGCCCCAAGATTCGCTGCGGGCGCTTCCGCGAGGGCGCGGTGGAGCTCCAGGCCGGGCAGAAGTTCATCATCACCGCTGAGCCGGTGGAGGGGGACGAGACCCGGGTCTCCACCACCTACCGGGGTCTGCCCAACGACGTGGAGCCGGGGCAGGTGCTGCTGCTGGACGATGGGAACATCCGCCTGCGGGTGGATGAAGTGCGCCTCAACGACATTCACACCACCGTACTGATTGGCGGGCGGCTTTCCAACAACAAGGGCATCAACATCCCCGGCGCCGACCTCTCGATACCGGCCCTGACCGACAAAGACATCGACGACATCACCCTGGGGGCCGAGCTGGATGTGGACTGGGTGGCCATTAGCTTTGTGCGCAGCCGCGACGACCTGCTCTTGGCCCGGCACTACCTGAGCCGCCACAACTCCCGGGCCCGGCTGATGGCCAAGATCGAAAAACCCAGCGCGGTGGCCCGCTTCGACGAGATTCTGGAAGAGGCCGACGGCATCATGGTGGCCCGGGGCGACCTGGGGGTGGAGATGCCCCTGGAGGAGGTGCCGGCGGTGCAGAAGCGCATCATCCTCAAGGCCGTGCAGGCCGGCAAGGCGGTGATTACCGCTACGCAGATGCTCGAGTCCATGATCAAGAACCCCAGCCCCACCCGGGCCGAGGCCTCGGACGTGGCCAATGCCATCTTCGACGGCACCGATGCCATCATGCTCTCGGCCGAGACTGCCGCAGGGCAGTACCCGGTTGAGGCGGTCTCGTTCATGAGCCGGGTGGCCAAGACCATTGAGGCCACCCAGGAGTACAAAGACCGTCTCAACGCCCTGCGCCCCCCGGCCAACCGCACGGTACAGGATGCCATTGCCCGGGCGGTGGACGATGTGGTGGAGTCCACCGGGGCCAAGGCGGTGGTGGTGTTTACCGCCACCGGTGGCGCGGCCCGCCGGGTGGCGCGTACGCGCCCGCCGGTGCCCATCCTGGCCCTGACGCCCAACCCCCACGTGCGCAACCAGCTCGCCCTGGTCTCGGACGTACTCCCCCTGCTGGCCCCCGACCCCAAGGACACCGACGATATGGTGGAGATTGCCGTGGCCAAGGCCAAGGAAACCGGTCTGGCCGAGGTGGGCGAGTATGTGGTGATTGCAGCCGGGGTGCCTTTCGGGGTGCGCGGCACCACCAACATGATCCGGGTAGAGCGGGTGAGCTGA
- the eno gene encoding phosphopyruvate hydratase codes for MTTIVEVKGREVLDSRGNPTVEAEVVLESGARGRAMVPSGASTGAHEAVELRDGGPRFGGKGVLRAVAAINERIADEVIGLDALNQEAVDKTLLELDGTENKGNLGANAILAVSLATAHAAAEGLGLPLYRYLGGVQGVTLPVPLMNVINGGKHADNNVDFQEFMLVPGGLPTFSEALRAGVETFHALKSVLKAKGYNTNVGDEGGFAPDLKSNVEAVEVLLTAIEKAGYKPGQDIALALDPASSEFYQEGKYVLEADGKSLSGPEMVAYWENWVNQYPIVSIEDGLAEDDWETWKLLTERLGQRIQLVGDDLFVTNPAILRRGIELGVGNSILVKVNQIGTLSETLEAIRLAHRSGYTTILSHRSGETEDSTIADIAVAVNAGQIKTGSASRSDRLAKYNQLLRIEEELGPGARFLGFGAFKK; via the coding sequence ATGACCACAATCGTTGAAGTCAAAGGACGGGAAGTACTCGACTCACGCGGCAATCCCACCGTTGAGGCCGAGGTGGTGCTGGAGTCGGGGGCTCGAGGGCGGGCCATGGTGCCCTCCGGGGCCTCGACGGGCGCCCACGAAGCGGTTGAGCTGCGGGACGGCGGCCCCCGCTTTGGTGGCAAAGGGGTATTACGGGCGGTGGCGGCCATCAATGAGCGCATTGCCGATGAGGTGATCGGGCTGGATGCACTCAACCAGGAAGCGGTAGACAAGACGCTGCTGGAACTGGATGGTACAGAAAATAAGGGCAACCTGGGGGCCAACGCCATCCTGGCGGTTTCGCTGGCCACCGCCCACGCGGCCGCCGAGGGGCTGGGCCTGCCGCTCTACCGCTACCTGGGCGGGGTGCAGGGCGTGACCCTGCCGGTGCCCCTGATGAACGTAATCAACGGAGGGAAGCACGCCGATAACAATGTGGACTTCCAGGAGTTCATGCTGGTGCCCGGCGGCCTGCCGACCTTCAGTGAGGCCCTGCGGGCGGGGGTGGAGACCTTCCACGCCCTCAAATCGGTTTTGAAGGCCAAGGGCTACAACACCAACGTGGGGGACGAGGGCGGCTTTGCCCCCGACCTCAAGTCCAACGTAGAGGCGGTGGAGGTACTCCTGACCGCCATCGAGAAGGCCGGCTACAAGCCCGGCCAGGATATCGCTTTGGCCCTCGACCCGGCCAGTTCGGAGTTCTATCAGGAGGGTAAGTACGTGCTCGAGGCCGATGGTAAATCGCTCTCCGGCCCGGAGATGGTGGCCTACTGGGAAAACTGGGTCAACCAGTACCCCATCGTTTCCATCGAGGACGGGCTAGCTGAGGACGACTGGGAAACCTGGAAACTCCTCACCGAACGGCTGGGCCAGCGGATTCAGCTCGTGGGCGACGACCTCTTCGTGACCAACCCGGCCATCCTCCGGCGCGGCATCGAGCTGGGGGTGGGCAACTCCATCCTGGTCAAGGTCAACCAGATCGGCACCCTCTCCGAGACCCTGGAAGCCATCCGGCTGGCCCACCGCAGCGGCTACACCACCATCCTCTCGCACCGCTCGGGCGAGACCGAAGACAGCACCATCGCCGATATTGCCGTAGCGGTCAATGCGGGCCAGATCAAGACCGGCTCGGCCAGCCGCTCGGATCGCCTGGCCAAGTACAACCAGCTCCTCCGCATCGAGGAAGAGCTGGGGCCGGGAGCCCGGTTCCTGGGCTTCGGGGCCTTCAAAAAATGA
- the dnaN gene encoding DNA polymerase III subunit beta: MEVRIPKRTLAEGLAILERIIPSRSSNPILTYLPIELSEQGLVLRGTNGEVDIEVRLPAEIQGSGQVLVPAQTFAQIVRSAPGELVELIFGAGERTGERLELHSGAFNTQLSTTSPDGYPELAFKAPGSEKIAASRLAQAITRVRYAASTEEYRAIFRGVQLEMSPTSLRSVASDGFRLARYDLPMQLQTRKLVIPAKSADEIVRVFKDAPGEVAFVVGEGTLTLVGEAVRMSVKLMEGEFPDYARVIPQSFVLEATLAAEALRESLKRVAVLSDRNNHRVNLLFNNDKLDIDAEGDYGRGREELAIESSGESQLMVAYNAQYLIDALAPIEGAVRIKLSGPTSPSVLQAVEDTGYLAVVVPLRV; the protein is encoded by the coding sequence GTGGAAGTTCGCATCCCCAAACGTACCCTTGCCGAAGGACTCGCAATCCTCGAGCGGATCATTCCCAGCCGAAGTTCCAACCCCATCCTGACCTATTTACCCATCGAACTCTCCGAGCAGGGCCTGGTTTTACGGGGCACTAACGGTGAAGTGGACATCGAGGTTCGGCTGCCCGCCGAGATCCAGGGCTCGGGGCAGGTACTGGTGCCGGCCCAGACCTTCGCGCAGATTGTGCGAAGCGCTCCCGGCGAACTGGTCGAGCTGATTTTTGGGGCGGGTGAGCGCACGGGGGAGCGCCTCGAGCTGCACTCAGGTGCCTTCAACACCCAGCTTTCCACCACCAGCCCCGATGGCTATCCCGAACTGGCCTTCAAAGCCCCCGGTTCCGAAAAGATCGCCGCCTCGCGCCTGGCCCAGGCCATCACCCGCGTCCGCTATGCGGCCAGCACCGAGGAGTACCGGGCCATTTTCCGGGGGGTACAGCTCGAGATGTCTCCCACCAGCCTGCGTTCGGTGGCTTCCGATGGGTTCCGGCTGGCCCGCTACGACCTTCCCATGCAGCTGCAAACCCGCAAGCTGGTGATTCCTGCCAAGAGCGCCGACGAGATTGTGCGGGTCTTCAAGGATGCCCCCGGCGAGGTGGCTTTTGTGGTGGGGGAGGGCACCCTGACCCTGGTAGGAGAAGCCGTTCGCATGTCGGTCAAACTGATGGAAGGCGAGTTCCCCGATTATGCCCGGGTAATCCCGCAAAGCTTTGTCCTGGAGGCCACCCTGGCCGCCGAGGCCTTGCGCGAGAGCCTCAAACGGGTGGCGGTGCTCTCGGATCGCAACAACCACCGCGTCAATCTCCTGTTTAACAACGACAAGCTCGACATTGATGCCGAGGGGGATTATGGACGGGGCAGGGAAGAGCTGGCCATCGAGTCTTCGGGCGAGTCCCAGCTGATGGTGGCCTACAACGCTCAGTATCTGATTGATGCCCTGGCTCCCATCGAGGGCGCGGTGCGGATCAAGCTGTCCGGCCCCACCAGCCCCAGCGTGTTGCAAGCCGTCGAGGATACCGGCTACCTGGCCGTAGTGGTTCCCCTGCGGGTTTGA
- the dnaA gene encoding chromosomal replication initiator protein DnaA, translating into MTQNTVWQNVLEYVRQSITEVEYHTWFEKIQPLGVVNGSLELGVPTSFFKGWIEDHYAELLTEALTRLGAQTPRFELKVVPGKPIQEDIFSASTQAKPQEQRSRLNPKYIFENFVVGQNNNLAHAAAVAVAESPGNAYNPLFIYGGVGLGKTHLMHAVGHSVAQRFPDKKIEYVSTETFTNELINAIREDRMTEFRDRYRSVDLLLVDDIQFIAGKERTQEEFFHTFNALYEARKQIILSSDRPPKDILTLEARLRSRFEWGLITDIQPPDLETRVAILKMNSEYRNMRIPEEVLEYIAKQITSNIRELEGALMRVIAYASLNGVQLSKAVAVKALSDVFAATEANLTPEEILKAVAEYYNLRLEEIRGAGRRKEVVIPRQMAMYLIREMTHASLPEIGQFFDGRDHTTVLYAIQKIQESIASDTALQQALKGIKERLR; encoded by the coding sequence TTGACCCAAAATACCGTCTGGCAAAACGTACTCGAGTATGTGCGCCAAAGCATCACCGAGGTGGAGTACCACACCTGGTTTGAAAAGATTCAGCCACTCGGAGTTGTCAACGGCTCGCTCGAGCTCGGCGTTCCCACTAGCTTTTTCAAAGGCTGGATCGAGGATCATTACGCCGAACTTCTTACCGAGGCTCTGACCCGCCTGGGAGCCCAAACCCCACGCTTCGAGCTCAAGGTAGTGCCAGGAAAACCCATACAGGAAGATATTTTTTCAGCTTCTACCCAAGCCAAACCCCAGGAGCAGCGCTCCCGGCTAAACCCCAAGTACATCTTCGAGAACTTTGTGGTGGGGCAGAACAACAACCTGGCCCATGCCGCTGCCGTTGCGGTGGCCGAGTCCCCCGGCAATGCCTACAACCCCCTCTTCATCTACGGCGGGGTCGGGCTCGGTAAAACCCACCTGATGCATGCCGTGGGGCACTCGGTAGCTCAGCGCTTTCCGGATAAAAAAATTGAGTACGTTTCCACCGAAACTTTCACCAACGAACTGATCAACGCCATCCGCGAAGACCGCATGACCGAGTTCCGCGACCGCTACCGCTCGGTGGATCTGCTGCTCGTAGACGATATCCAGTTCATCGCCGGCAAGGAACGCACCCAGGAGGAGTTTTTCCACACCTTCAATGCCCTCTACGAGGCCCGCAAGCAGATCATCCTCTCCTCCGACCGGCCTCCCAAGGACATCCTCACCTTAGAAGCCCGCCTGCGCAGCCGCTTCGAGTGGGGTCTGATCACCGATATCCAGCCGCCCGACCTCGAGACCCGGGTAGCCATCCTCAAGATGAACTCCGAGTACCGCAACATGCGCATCCCCGAGGAGGTACTCGAGTACATTGCCAAGCAGATCACCTCCAACATCCGCGAACTCGAGGGCGCCCTGATGCGGGTGATCGCCTATGCCTCCCTTAACGGTGTCCAGCTGAGTAAGGCCGTAGCGGTCAAGGCGCTTTCCGATGTATTTGCAGCTACCGAGGCCAACCTGACCCCCGAGGAGATTCTGAAAGCAGTGGCTGAATACTACAACCTGAGGCTCGAGGAAATCCGCGGCGCAGGTCGGCGTAAGGAGGTGGTAATTCCGCGTCAGATGGCTATGTACCTGATCCGCGAGATGACCCATGCGTCCTTACCGGAAATCGGTCAGTTCTTTGATGGGCGCGACCATACCACGGTGCTTTACGCCATACAGAAAATCCAGGAGAGCATAGCCAGCGACACCGCCTTACAACAAGCCCTCAAGGGCATCAAGGAACGGCTGCGCTAA
- the mnmG gene encoding tRNA uridine-5-carboxymethylaminomethyl(34) synthesis enzyme MnmG translates to MKVFDVIVVGGGHAGIEAAWAAARLGAKVGLVTSNPERIGLMPCNPAVGGPGKSQLVAEIEALGGLMGKLADATAIHTRVLNRSKGPAVQSLRVQVDRDGYALEAQRVLLAHPNIESVRAEVAALWLEGDKLRGVQTVDGRKIVAQAVVVASGTFLQGVVWYGRQSRPAGRQGEPPARFLSESLKAVGHRLLRFKTGTPPRIQADSVDYEQLETVPADDPPETFSGVVGPHATARPTWQTRTTALTHRLIQENLHLSPLYGGDIEGVGPRYCPSIEDKVVRFADKDTHLLFVEPDGLHTTELYLQGFSSSLPPELQVRMVQSLPGFERAIIQRYAYAVEYDAVDPLELSPGLQSRKMPGLFTAGQLNGTSGYEEAAAQGLLAGLNAARYAMGFEEVYLPRDSGYIGVMVDDLVHRGVDEPYRMMTSRVELRLLCRSDNADERLVPLAAAWGLRSQQDLKAVQSKYTRVQNELLRLQNSRIEGVSALQYLRRPEVSYLQVLQQVGYPEAPLDKAEAYQVEVRAKYAGYMERAAKLRERLKELEAYLLPATLNYGKIPSLSREAVEKLGRVRPRSVAEASRVPGIRDSDLTALLVYLTKIPA, encoded by the coding sequence ATGAAGGTTTTTGACGTAATCGTGGTGGGTGGGGGACACGCCGGCATCGAAGCCGCCTGGGCCGCAGCTCGGCTGGGGGCCAAGGTGGGGCTGGTTACTTCCAACCCCGAACGCATTGGGCTCATGCCCTGTAACCCGGCTGTGGGGGGGCCGGGCAAGAGCCAGCTGGTGGCGGAAATAGAAGCCCTGGGCGGGTTGATGGGCAAGCTAGCCGATGCCACCGCGATTCACACGCGGGTACTCAACCGTTCCAAAGGCCCTGCCGTGCAGAGTCTGCGGGTACAGGTAGATCGGGATGGCTATGCCCTGGAAGCCCAACGCGTACTGCTGGCCCATCCCAACATCGAAAGTGTGCGGGCTGAGGTGGCCGCGCTGTGGCTGGAGGGGGATAAGCTACGAGGGGTTCAGACGGTAGATGGGCGAAAAATAGTCGCCCAGGCGGTGGTGGTCGCCAGCGGCACTTTTTTGCAGGGGGTGGTCTGGTACGGGCGACAGTCCAGGCCCGCCGGACGGCAGGGTGAACCGCCCGCTCGGTTTCTTTCCGAAAGTCTGAAAGCGGTAGGCCACCGCTTGCTGCGCTTCAAGACCGGCACCCCGCCCCGTATTCAGGCGGATTCAGTCGACTATGAACAACTGGAAACAGTGCCTGCCGATGACCCTCCCGAGACTTTTTCCGGCGTGGTAGGCCCCCATGCAACCGCCAGGCCTACCTGGCAGACCCGCACGACGGCGCTTACCCACCGGCTGATTCAGGAAAACCTCCATCTCTCCCCTTTGTATGGCGGGGATATAGAGGGGGTAGGGCCGCGGTACTGCCCCTCGATTGAGGACAAAGTGGTGCGTTTTGCCGACAAGGACACGCACCTGCTATTTGTGGAGCCCGACGGCCTGCACACTACGGAGCTGTATTTGCAAGGCTTTAGCTCTTCTCTGCCCCCGGAGTTGCAGGTACGCATGGTGCAAAGCCTCCCGGGGTTTGAGCGAGCTATTATTCAACGCTATGCCTATGCGGTGGAGTACGATGCCGTGGATCCACTGGAGCTTTCCCCGGGTCTGCAAAGCCGGAAAATGCCCGGCCTGTTTACAGCGGGGCAGCTCAACGGAACGTCAGGCTATGAGGAAGCGGCTGCCCAAGGTCTGCTGGCCGGTTTGAATGCGGCCCGGTATGCAATGGGGTTTGAGGAGGTTTATTTACCGCGCGACTCAGGCTATATCGGGGTGATGGTAGATGATCTGGTGCATCGGGGCGTGGACGAACCCTACCGGATGATGACCTCGAGGGTGGAGCTGCGCTTGCTGTGCCGTTCCGACAATGCCGATGAACGCCTGGTGCCCCTGGCAGCCGCCTGGGGATTGCGTTCCCAACAGGACTTGAAAGCGGTACAAAGCAAGTACACTCGAGTACAGAACGAACTGCTTCGCCTGCAAAATAGCCGGATAGAAGGGGTATCGGCCTTGCAATACCTGCGCCGGCCCGAGGTCAGTTACCTGCAGGTGCTGCAACAGGTCGGTTATCCCGAAGCGCCGCTGGATAAGGCCGAAGCGTATCAGGTGGAGGTGCGGGCCAAGTACGCCGGTTATATGGAGCGGGCTGCCAAACTCCGGGAGAGACTGAAGGAGCTCGAGGCCTACCTCCTACCCGCGACCCTGAACTACGGCAAAATTCCCAGCCTTTCCAGGGAGGCCGTGGAAAAACTGGGCCGGGTTCGACCCCGCTCGGTGGCGGAGGCCTCGAGGGTGCCGGGTATTCGCGATTCAGATTTAACCGCACTTTTAGTGTACCTGACGAAGATTCCGGCTTAA